One Glaciihabitans arcticus DNA window includes the following coding sequences:
- a CDS encoding response regulator transcription factor, with protein MSDGPKILIVDDEPNIRDLLTTSLRFAGFAVRAVGNGAQAISAVLEEEPDLIILDVMLPDINGFGVTKRLRASGYTAPILFLTAKDDTEDKITGLTVGGDDYVTKPFSLDEIVARIKAILRRTMQDDEEAIIRAGELTMDQDTHEVTIGTEQVELSPTEFKLLRYLMLNPNRVLSKAQILDHVWEYDFNGDAGIVESYISYLRRKLDQFSEEPVIQTKRGFGYMLKAARV; from the coding sequence ATGAGTGACGGACCCAAGATTCTGATCGTTGACGACGAACCGAACATTCGCGACCTTCTGACCACGAGCCTTCGCTTTGCGGGTTTCGCGGTTCGTGCGGTCGGGAACGGTGCGCAGGCCATCTCGGCAGTGCTCGAGGAGGAGCCGGATCTCATCATCCTCGACGTGATGCTGCCCGACATCAACGGGTTCGGTGTGACGAAGCGACTGCGGGCGAGCGGCTACACCGCCCCCATCCTCTTCCTCACCGCCAAGGACGACACCGAAGACAAGATCACCGGCCTCACCGTCGGTGGCGACGACTACGTCACCAAGCCGTTCAGCCTCGACGAGATCGTGGCTCGCATCAAGGCCATCCTGCGTCGCACCATGCAGGATGACGAAGAGGCGATCATCCGTGCTGGCGAACTCACCATGGACCAGGACACCCACGAGGTGACCATCGGCACCGAGCAGGTCGAGCTCAGCCCCACCGAATTCAAGCTTCTCCGCTACCTCATGCTCAACCCGAACCGGGTGCTGTCGAAGGCACAGATTCTCGACCACGTGTGGGAGTACGATTTCAACGGTGACGCCGGAATCGTTGAGAGCTACATCTCCTACCTTCGTCGCAAGCTCGACCAGTTCTCCGAGGAGCCGGTCATCCAGACCAAGCGCGGCTTCGGATACATGCTCAAGGCTGCACGGGTCTAA
- a CDS encoding DNA repair helicase XPB — MNSTEAPNGPLIVQSDRTVLLEVAHPDADDARHDLSVFAELERAPEHIHTYRITRLGLWNARAAGHTAEDMLATLTKYSRFAIPQSVSVDITETVGRYGRLVIERDEDGVLTLTATDAAVLSEISRARKVASLLFEKRGPNTFVMQPWARGQLKQELLKLGWPAEDLAGYTPGTPHDITLNNAGGWALRDYQNKAVASFFDNGSGVVVLPCGAGKTLVGAGAMAVGKTTTLILVTNTVSARQWRAELLKRTSLTEDEIGEYSGQVKEVKPVTIATYQILTAKRKGEYAHLALLDALDWGLVIYDEVHLLPAPVFKLTAELQARRRLGLTATLVREDGREGDVFSLIGPKRFDAPWKEIEAQGFISPASCFEVRVDLPEMERLEYAASADDERYRLAATAPAKLAVVRRLVDKHAGERILVIGQYLDQIEQLADALGAPSLTGATPIAERERLYEAFRTGETKVLVVSKVANFSIDLPEASVAIQVSGSFGSRQEEAQRLGRLLRPKESGLQANFYTLVARDTVDQDFAQNRQRFLAEQGYSYTILDAESLDAAAV, encoded by the coding sequence GTGAATTCGACGGAAGCACCCAATGGTCCTCTGATCGTGCAGAGCGACAGGACTGTGCTCCTCGAGGTGGCGCACCCCGACGCTGACGACGCCCGGCACGACCTTTCCGTCTTCGCGGAGCTGGAGCGGGCGCCCGAGCACATCCACACCTATCGCATCACGCGACTGGGACTGTGGAACGCACGCGCCGCCGGCCACACCGCCGAGGACATGCTCGCGACGCTGACCAAGTACTCGCGCTTTGCGATCCCGCAGAGTGTCTCGGTCGACATCACCGAGACGGTCGGCCGCTACGGTCGCCTGGTCATCGAGCGTGATGAGGATGGCGTCCTGACGCTCACCGCCACCGACGCCGCAGTGCTCTCGGAGATCTCCCGCGCGCGCAAGGTCGCGTCGCTGCTCTTCGAGAAGCGCGGCCCCAACACGTTCGTCATGCAGCCGTGGGCTCGCGGCCAGCTCAAGCAGGAGCTGCTGAAGCTCGGCTGGCCAGCCGAGGACCTCGCCGGCTACACCCCCGGCACCCCGCACGACATCACGCTCAACAACGCGGGCGGCTGGGCTCTTCGCGACTATCAGAACAAGGCCGTGGCGAGTTTCTTCGACAACGGTTCGGGCGTCGTCGTGCTGCCCTGTGGCGCAGGTAAGACGCTCGTCGGCGCCGGGGCGATGGCCGTCGGAAAGACGACCACTCTCATCCTCGTCACGAACACCGTGTCTGCGCGCCAGTGGCGGGCCGAACTGCTCAAGCGCACGTCGCTGACCGAAGACGAGATCGGCGAGTACTCCGGACAGGTCAAAGAGGTGAAGCCGGTCACGATTGCGACGTACCAGATCCTCACCGCGAAGCGGAAAGGCGAGTACGCGCACCTCGCCCTGCTGGACGCGCTCGACTGGGGACTCGTAATCTACGACGAGGTGCACCTGCTGCCGGCCCCCGTCTTCAAGCTCACCGCCGAACTGCAGGCCCGCCGCCGCCTCGGCCTCACCGCGACCCTCGTGCGCGAGGACGGTCGTGAGGGCGACGTGTTCAGCCTCATCGGCCCCAAGCGCTTCGACGCCCCGTGGAAGGAGATCGAAGCCCAGGGCTTCATCTCCCCCGCCTCGTGCTTCGAGGTGCGCGTGGACCTGCCCGAGATGGAGCGCCTCGAGTACGCGGCCTCCGCCGACGACGAGCGCTACCGCCTCGCCGCGACGGCCCCGGCCAAGCTCGCGGTCGTGCGTCGGCTGGTCGACAAGCACGCCGGTGAGCGCATTCTCGTGATCGGCCAGTATCTGGACCAGATCGAGCAGCTGGCGGATGCGCTGGGCGCCCCGTCGCTCACCGGAGCCACCCCGATCGCCGAGCGCGAGCGTCTCTACGAGGCATTCCGCACCGGCGAGACCAAGGTTCTTGTGGTGTCGAAGGTCGCCAACTTCTCCATCGACCTGCCCGAGGCCTCGGTCGCAATCCAGGTCAGCGGCTCGTTCGGCTCCCGCCAGGAGGAGGCCCAGCGCCTAGGTCGACTGCTGCGCCCCAAGGAGAGCGGCCTGCAGGCCAACTTCTACACACTCGTCGCGCGCGACACGGTGGACCAGGATTTCGCGCAGAACCGCCAGCGTTTCCTCGCCGAACAGGGCTACAGCTACACGATCCTCGACGCCGAATCGCTGGACGCCGCAGCGGTCTAA